The Lytechinus pictus isolate F3 Inbred chromosome 10, Lp3.0, whole genome shotgun sequence genome includes a window with the following:
- the LOC129269448 gene encoding CMP-sialic acid transporter-like codes for MAGSDSKETAQEGSGNKSVTPGEGASFGFKMYILLVLTMNATGYILLIRFTRSRDNVPMYFSTTTVLLSEVSKLTISLMLLTKEHKSLIGMMRDVYHNVLCNPSDTFKMCIPSIIYALQNNLAFVALSNLDAATYQITYQLKIITTAMFMVVMIGKKINPMQWLAIFLLFAGVAAVQVESANTKEDSSHYNYMKGLIAIIVSCLCSGFAGVYFEKVLKGTETTLWIRNVQMYLFGIISGLVAVFTKDYRNIMDHGFLYGYDAYVCLIIAMASIGGLYTSIVVKYLDNIIKGFSTAVSIVLAAVGSFVFFGKSFGYLFMGGSALVTVAIYLYSLPMPAASTPKARGPQNV; via the exons GAGAAGGAGCCAGCTTTGGCTTCAAGATGTACATCTTGTTGGTGCTGACCATGAATGCCACGGGGTACATCCTGTTGATCCGCTTCACCCGCTCCAGAGACAACGTCCCCATGTACTTCAGCACCACCACAGTTCTTCTATCAGAGGTCTCCAAGCTCACCATCAGTCTCATGCTACTCACCAAGGAACACAAGAGCCTGATAGGGATGATGAGGGACGTCTaccacaatgtcctttgtaaccCATCGGATACATTCAAGATGTGCATTCCCAGTATCATCTATGCTCTTCAGAACAACCTGGCCTTTGTGGCCTTGTCCAATCTGGACGCTGCTACCTATCAG ATAACATATCAGTTGAAGATCATCACAACAGCAATGttcatggtggtgatgatagggAAGAAGATCAACCCAATGCAGTGGCTTGCCATCTTTCTTCTCTTTGCTGGCGTGGCTGCCGTTCAGGTGGAATCTGCAAACACGAAAGAAGATTCATCCCATTATAATTACATGAAAGGATTAATAGCTATCATAGTCTCCTGTCTCTGCTCAGGATTCGCAG gtgtttattttgaaaaagtacTAAAAGGAACCGAGACAACATTATGGATACGGAATGTTCAGATGTATCTATTTGGTATCATAAGCGGTCTTGTAGCAGTATTTACCAAAGATTATAGGAATATTATGGATCATGGATTTCTATATGGCTATGATgcatatgtttgtttgattataG CAATGGCTAGTATAGGAGGTTTGTACACATCCATTGTGGTCAAGTACCTTGATAACATCATCAAAGGATTCTCTACAGCAGTATCTATCGTCTTAGCAGCTGTAGgctcatttgttttctttgggAAGTCCTTTGGGTACCTCTTCATGGGTGGATCAGCTCTTGTGACTGTCGCTATTTATCTGTACAGCCTTCCCATGCCAGCTGCAAGCACGCCCAAGGCCAGAGGGCCACAGAATGTCTAG